TCATAGACCTCAATGCCGACGAGCGTGAGCTGGACATTGCTGGCGCTGGCGGAGTCGCTGGTCGCGCCGGTGTCGCCGCCATAGCCGGCGGAGCCTTCCAGGCTGATATTGAAGCTGAACGGCGTGCCAAAGGTGAAGTCGCCGGTGGTGACGCTGAAATCGGTCAGCGCGAAACCGATGAGGCCAATATTGGAGTGTTCGGTTCCGACGCGGGCGAAGAAGTTCCCGTTCACATCGCCGTTGACGGCGTAAGTGCCTGTGGCTACGGACGAGCCTCCTCCATCCGCAGCAGCCAGCGAGCCTGAGAGTGTGAAGTACAGCTTCAGAGTCCCTTGGCCGGAGCCCAGAATCGTGAGAGAGTCCACCCAGCCTGCCTTTGAATGAGAGTTCACGTTCTCATCACTGACGCCGCTCGCCGCCGTGTTGACCAGCAGGCTGCCAAAGTTTGCCGTGGCGGTCGAAGACGTGGAGTAGTGGGTGAGCGATCCATTCAACGGCCCTGTGGCCTGCGTCACGGCCGCCGGGTCGGTGTTGTCGGTGAAGGGAAACGGCGGCGCTGTCACATCATTGTAGGATGCGCTAAAATCCACCAGCACACTCGCGGCATGCATCATCTGTGGCTGCGCCAGCAGGAACAGGCCCGCAGCAGCCATCAGAAGCACACGACTTGTCTTCATGGGGCGGATGATCTGAAATTGGGCGTCGTTGTTCAAGATTATTTTCTGATGAGGATGAATTATTCTGCCGCGCCCTGGTGGCTTTCACCACAGGGCTGCACAGAACGTCTCGGAATCCGCCTCGTCTTGTTTCGCTTGCCGGGGAAGAAATCTCCCGGACTCTGCCAGAACTCTCCGCCGTCATGAATCCCGCCCTGTTTCGCGATGATCGCCGCAGCCGTGACACGCTGCTGGGCGTGGCGTTTCCCACCACGCGCTGGAGCCTCGTCTTGAGCGCCCAAAAGGACGGGGCCGAAGCCGGCCGGGCCGTGAACGAGATCTGCCGCCGCTACTGGTATCCGATCTACGCCTACCTGCGCTGTCGTGGCTTCTCACGGCCGGACGCGCAGGACATCACGCAGGGCTTTTTTCTGAAGATCGTGACGGGGGGCTTCATTCAAAACGCCGATCCATCACGCGGACGGCTGCGCAGCTACCTGCTGGGCGGGCTGGGCCGCCACCTTGCCGATCACCTGCGCCATGAGAATGCCGAGAAGCGCGGTGGGCGTGCCATCGTGCTGCCCTTGGAATGCCAGAACTCTGAGGAACGCTACGAACGGGAACTCATCGAGCACCGTGATCCCGAAACGATTTACCTGGCGGCCTGGGCGCGCGAATTGATCGAGCGTGTGCGTGCAAAACTCCGGGTGCATTATGAACGCACCAGACGTGGGGACATATTTGAGGCCCTGCATCCCTGCCTTGGCATGGATGAGGACGCCACGCCCTACCTTGACCTTGCCCGGCAGTTCAATGCCAGCGAGACCGCCATGCGCCTCCAGGTCTTCCGCCTGCGCCGCCGTTTCGGCAAAATGCTTCGGGAGGAGGTCGCCGAGACGGTCGAAACTCCTGCCGAACTCGAAGAAGAGCTCGACTGGCTCTCCAAAGTGCTGCGGGGCGGCTGAGCAGTTCTATTTCCGCGTGATCTCCACGATCACCGCTTTCTGCGCGTGCAGACGGTTCTCGGCCTGGTCGAAGATCACATCAGCGTGGGCTTCCATGACTTCGTCCGTGATTTCCTTGCCGCGATACGCGGGCAGGCAGTGCATGACGATGGCGTTCGGTTTGGCGTGCTTCAGGAGGTCGGAGTTGATCTGCCAGGGCTTCAAAATCTCGATGCGGTCGGCGCTTTCGGCCTCCTTGCCCATGCTGACCCACACGTCGGTGTAGAGCACGTCGCAACCTTTCACAGCCTCGGCCGGATCATCGACAACGCGGATGGTGCCAGTGGGAACGCGCTGCATGAAGGTCTCCTGCGGTTGGAAGGCCTTTGGCGCACCAATGACGAGTTCAAAGCCGAGTCTCGCGGACGCCCAGATCCACGAGCGGGCCACGTTGCAGTCGCCATCGCCGAGGAAACAAACGCGTTTGTCCTTCCAGCCACCCAAACGTTCCTGGATGGTCTGCAAATCGGCCAGGATCTGGCAGGGATGCTCGTCATCGGTCAAAGCGTTGATCGTGGGAATGCCGCTGAACTGCGCGAAATCCACCACGTCCTGCTGCGCGAAGGTGCGGATGACCGCGCCATGAATCATGCGGCCCATGACGCGGGCGGTGTCTTTGATCGGTTCGCCGCGGCCAAGTTGAATGTCCGCGCCGGAAAGAAACATCACCGAGCCGCCCAGTTCACGAATGCCGACTTCAAAGCTCACGCGGGTGCGTGTCGATGACTTGGTGAAGATCAGCGCCCATTGCTGCCCGTTGAGCACTTGTGGCGATGCGGTGCGGTCTTTTTTCAGCACGCAGGCCAGATCGACGAGCTTCTCGATCTGCGCGCCGCTGAGTTCTTCGATGGAAAGGAGGTGTTTCATAAAGCTAAGGGCAAAGGGCTAAGAGCGTAGGGTCAGAGCAACTGATCGAGGGCGGCTTTGAAGATCGACAGACCTTCCGCCGCGTGCTGCGCCGTGATGTTCAGCGGTGAGAGCCAGCGGACGACGTTCGGGCCGGCGGGCGTGACCATCATCCCGGCATCCAGCAGCTTTTGCGCAAGGAAGATGGACGGCAGCTTGCCGCCGGATTTTGCCGAGATCGCCTCGGCGTTGAGTTCAAAACCGATGAACAGGCCCAACTGCCGCACTTCCTTGATGAGAGAATGATTCCAGCCGCGTGCAGATGTCGCGATGGCCGCGCCGCGTGTTTTGGCATTGTCGCAGAGCTTCTCATCCAAAATCGTGCGCAGCGTGGCGATGCCGACGGCGCAGGCGAGCGGTGAGCCGCCATACGTCGTGCCGTGCGTGCCCGGGCCGAGCACCCTGCTCAAATCGCGGCGATCATTCACCCAGAACGAGCCGAGCGGAAAGCCGCTGCCGATGGCTTTGGCCCAACTGATGCCGTCGGGTTGAATTTCATCGCCAGGGATGATGCTGCGCCAGCCGGCCATTTCGCCAGCGCGGCCAAAGCCGCACTGCACTTCATCCAAAAGCAGCAGAATATCCTTCTCGCGGCACAAACGTTGAGCCGCACGCAGAAACTCCGGCGTGACGGCATTTACACCGCTTTCGCCCTGAATCGGCTCCAGCAGAATGGCGACGGTTTTGTCCGTGATCGCTGCTTCGAGGGCCTGCACATCGTTGAACGGTGCATAAACAAAGCCCGGTGGCAGCGGACCAAAGCCACCGTGAATCTTCTCCTGCGCCGTGGCGCTCATCGCACCGAACGTACGGCCATGGAAGGAACCGGTGAAGGTGATGATTTCGTAGCGTCCGCCGGTCTGCTGGCCGTATTTGCGGGCGAGCTTGAGCAGGCCTTCATTCGCCTCCGCGCCGCTGTTGCAGAAGAAGCACTTTCCGGCAATGCCGACGCACTCTTCGACCAAAATCCGCGCCAACTCGCCCTGCTTGTCGATGCAGTACCAATTTGAGACATGGATGAGCGTGTTCGCTTGCTCCGTGAGCGCTTTCACGACCGGTGGGGGGCAATGACCGAGCGGGCACACGGCCACACCGCCTGCGAAGTCGAGATACTTCTTCCCATCGCGATCCCACACATAGGCACCCTCGCCACGCACCGGCCACACGTTGTAGCGGCCATAGTTCGGCAAAACAAACTCCTGCATCAGTTGATCACTCGTTCTCATCTCGTTCTTCGTGTCTAAAATCGCTCTGCCACTTCACAAATGAATCTCCGTGCCAATCCCGCCATCGGTGAAGATTTCGAGAATCAGCGCATGCGGCAGACGGCCATCAATGAGATGCACCTTGCCCACGCCACCACGCAGCGAGTCGAGCGATGAATCGACCTTCGGAATCATTCCGCCGCTGATGATGTTCTCCGCCTTCAGTTTGGCGATGGAGGCCTCGTCGAGGCTCGGAATGAGTGTCGTGTCGTCCTTCGGATCGCGCATCACGCCGCGCACATCGCTCAGGAAAATGAGCTTGGTGGCCTTGAGCCGTTTGGCGAGGCCACAGGCGGCCAGATCGGCGTTCACGTTGAGCGTTCTGCCGGAGGCCAGTTCGCGGGCCACGGGTGAAACGACGGGAACGAACTCACCTGCGACTGCCGCCTGGATCAAACCGAGCTTGCAGTCATTCACCTCGCCGACCCAGCCGAGATCACCCTTCATTTTTTCGCCAAGGAAGACTTCGGTACCGGGAATGCCCACGGCCTTGCCGCCGAAAGCGTTGATCTTGCTCACGATCTCCGGGTTGATCACGCGGGCGAGTGTCTCCTCGACGATCTTGATTGTCTCGTCGTCGGTTACGCGCATGCCGTTGATGAATTTGGCTTGAAGACCGGACTCGGTCATCGCCTTGGAGATCGCCTTGCCTCCGCCGTGCACGATCACGGGGTTGATGCCCACGGCTTCGAGGAAAACAACGTCGCGCAGAAAGCTATCGACTTGTACAGGGTCTTCCATCGCGCTGCCGCCGACCTTGATCAGAAACGTGCAGCCACGAAAGCTCTGCATGTAAGGCAGGGCTTCGAGAAGTACGGCGGATTTGGTGATTTGGGTATCGAGGGAATTCATCGAAAGGGGAATGAATGCGTGCAGCGATCAAGCAAAGCCCTTCTGGCGCTTCGCATGTACGGCGGCGGAGTATTCGGCGCTGTTGAAATCGACGTACTCCTCGGAGAGGTCGCTTGTATAGACGGTGTAGCCGCTGGTGCCGAGATTGAGGTCGATGGTGACGGTGAACTTCGGCTCTTTGACGACCTTCTCCATCTCCGCGACGGGTGTTTTGGTCACAAGGCCGCCTTTGCAGGCCTGCAAACCGCCGAAGTAGATGTCGATGAGTTCTTCACGAATGCGCGCGCCAGAATAACCGACGGCGTGAATGATGCGGCCCCAGTTCGGGTCGCAGCCATGGAAAGAGCACTTCACCAGCAGCGATTTGGCCACCGCTTCAGCAGCCTTGCGGGCATCGCCGAGCGTGCGGGCATTGCGCACGCGAATTTCAACGAACTTGGTCACGCGCTCGCCGTCGCAGACGATCATCTTCGCAAGTTCGAGCATTACCTTGTGCAGGGCGCAGCGGAACAGCTCGCCTTCGGGCGTGTTCTTTTTGATCAAGGGCACGTCGCTGGCGCCATTGCTCATCACGATGACGGTGTCGTTCGTACTGGTGTCACCGTCGATGGTGATGCAGTTGAAGGACTTCTCCACGGCGTAGCGCATGGCACGGTGCATTTTATCCTTGGCGACTTTCGCGTCCGTGGTGATGAAGCAGAGCATCGTGGCCATGTTCGGACAGATCATGCCGGCACCTTTGGCGATGCCGCCGATGCGGAAGCTGCCTTTGCCGCAGGGCACTTCGATGGCGAAGGTCTTCGGCTGCGTGTCGCTCGTCATGATGGCACGCATCGCGTCTTCGGAGCCTTTGGGGTTTAGCTTGGCAACCACATCGGGCACTTTGGGAATGATGCGTTCAATCGGCATCGGCATGCCGATGATGCCCGTCGAGCAGACGAGCACCTGGCGCATCTTCACGCCCAGTTCTTCCGCCACGGCCTTGGTCATCGCCTTGGCGTCTTGAATGCCCTGCACGCCGGTGCAGGCGTTCGCGTTGCCGCTATTGGCGATGATGGCACGCGTGTCGCTGTCCTTGATGTGCTGCTGGCACACGCGCACGCAGGCGGCACGGACTTTGTTCGTCGTGAACACGGCATCCGTGACGGTCGGCGAGTCGGAAACGATGAGCGCGAGGTCGAGACGCGTGGCATCGGGGTTCTTGATGCCGCAGGTCACGGCACCAGCACGAAAGCCCTTGGCGGCAGTGACACCACCGGAGACGATTTTGAATGGAACGCGGCATTCGCGCTCGTCATGAGCTTTGACGGCCATATCAGATGTTGAGAAGGCCTGCGGTGGCCTCGAAGCCGCAGATCAGGTTCATGTTTTGCACGGCCTGGCCCGAGGCGCCTTTGCCGATGTTATCTTCTGCACTCATCAAGATGAGTTGTCCTGCACGGGCATCGTAGGACCAGCCGATGTCCACGAAATTCGTGCCGGTGACGTTCTTCGTGTCGGGAGATTGGTTCACGCCGAGCAAACGCACAAACGGCTGCGTGTCATACGCGGCATGCAAAGCCGCGCCGATTTGGTCAATCGTCACACCGGGCTGCAACTGGGCAAAAATCGTCGTGCAGATGCCGGAGTGCGTGGGCATGAGATGCGGCACAAAGGAGAGCTTCACCTCGCGACCGGCGGCGAGGGCGAGTTCCTGGCCAACTTCGCTCAAATGACGATGCAGCGGCACGCTGTAGCTGCGCACGCTGTTTTGCACTTCGCAGAAGAGCAGGGGGATGCTCTCTTTGCGACCCGCGCCGCTCGCACCGCTCATGCTGGCGACGGAAAGCGGCGAATCGGCCAGCAGACCGGCTTTGAGCAGTGGAATGAGCGGCAGCAGGATGCTCGTGGGATAGCAGCCGGGGCACGCGATGAGCCGCGCGGTCTTGATCTGCTCCGCACGCACCTCGGGAAGCGCATAAACCGCCTCATCGAGCAACTCAGGCGCGGGATGCGCATGACCGTAAAATTCCTCATAAAGCGCGGCGCTGCGAAGGCGGAAGTCGGCGCTCAAGTCGATCACCTTCAGGCCGAGCTCGAGCAACGGTTTGGCATATTCGACAGAAACACCATGCGGCAGCGCCAGGAAGGCGATCTCGGCTCCCGCAGCTTTCAAAGCGGTCGCATCGGGCGCGGTGAAAGTGAGTGAATCGGCCAGACCGACGCCACGGAAGCGCGGAAACTCTTTTGACAGCGCCTTGCCGGCCAATGACCGCGAAGTCACCGCCACCAGCTCGGCGTTCGGATGGCGCAGCAGGAGACGCAGGAGCTCGGCTCCTGAGTAACCACTGGCTCCAACGACGGCGACTTTGACGGGTGCGGACATAGTGCGGGGGGCGGAGTATGAGGGGTCGCAAGATACGTGCAACCCTGAAAAAGATCATTTCTGGGCCTTGCGCAGCACGCATCGTGCCGCTTGTCAGCGGGCCTCGCCTCGCGCACTATCTGCGCCCCCACATGAGCGACTCCACGCCCGAAACACCCGAAGCCGACCAGCCGAAGACTCCCACCACGCCGGAGGAGATCACGCGCAAGCTGGAGGACTTCATCAAGAACACGCTGGGCGGCCAGGTGCTCTTCACGCGTGTGGACGGGCCTGGCGCACGGCGTGAGCAGGAAAGCGGCGAAAAATCCGGTGAGGAGCCTCAGGAAGACAACGAGGAAGCTTTTGAATTCCATTACAAGCCCGCCGACATCAAAGCGCATCTCGACCGCTTCGTAATCCGGCAGGACGAGGCCAAGAAGGTGCTAGCCACGGCGGTTTGTGATCATTATCACCACGCGCAGATGCTGCGTGAGGACCGTGAGTCAGACTCGACCGGCCCACGGCTCGAATTCTCCAAGCAGAACGTCATCATCATCGGTCCCACGGGCGTGGGGAAGACCTACCTCGTCAAACACATCGCTGATCTCATTGGCGTGCCGTTTGTGAAGGCGGACGCGACAAAATTCAGCGAAACCGGCTACGTCGGCGCGGATGTGGACGATCTGGTGCGTGACCTCGTGGCGAAAGCGAACGGCGACATCGACCTGGCCGAGCACGGCATCATCTACCTGGATGAAATCGACAAGCTGAGCAGCGGGCCGGAAAAACTGGGCCGCGATGTGAGCGGGCGCGGCGTGCAAACCACGCTGCTGAAACTCATGGAGGAGACCGAGGTGCCGCTCTACGCGCCGAATGACATCCGCAGCCAGATGCAGATGATGTTCGACACGCGCAAAGGCCGCACCGGCCGTGAGGTGGTGAACACGCGCAACATTCTGTTCATTGTCAGCGGTGCTTTCAGCGGCCTCGACAAGATCATCGAGAAGCGTACGAACCGGAAATCCATCGGCTTCGTCTCTGCTGGTGACTCAAAATCAACCGCTGCCGAGCATCTGTTCCGCGAGGCGCGCACGAAGGACTTCATCGACTACGGTTTCGAGGCCGAGTTCATCGGCCGCCTGCCGGTGCGCGTGGTGTGTGATCCGCTCAGCGCGGATGACATGTTCCAGATCATGAAGAACTCCGAGGGCAGCCTCATCCGCCAGTATGAGCGGGAGTTTGCCGCTTACGGCGTGAAGGCTGTCTTTGAAGATGATGCGTTGCGTGAGATCGCCAGCCGCGCCGAGGATGAAAAAACCGGCGCGCGCGGCCTCGTGACCGTCTGGGAGCGTGTGCTGCGAGATTTCAAATTTGAAATGCCCAGCCTCGGTCTTCCGGAACTGCGCATTGATGGCGCGTTGGTCAAAAATCCCGAGCAAGTGCTCGCCCAATGCCGCACGCAGGCAGCCACCTTTGCTGTGGAGCTCGGCGTGGCGCATGCGGACGAGATCAAGGGCTTCGCCGAACGTTTTCAGCGTGATCACGGCTTCACGCTCGATTTTGACGCGTCCGCGATCGCGGCGATTGCCGCCAGGGCGCAACGTGAAGGCGCGCATGTTGACGTGATGTGCGAGAAGCTCTTCAAAGACTACCCATTCGGCCTGAAGCTCGTCACCCGCAGCACGGGTGAGACGAGTTTTGCCCTCTCCGCCGACGCGATAGCCAATCCCGACAAGTTTGTCAGCGATCTCGTCGTCAGCGCCTGCCGTCAGCAGCCGCCACCTGCTTCCAACATCATCGACATCACTCCCGACTCCACCGCCCATGAATCGTAATCATGCCGCCGCCATGTTCATCGGCGTGCTCATCTGCATTCCGCTGCTGGCCCTGTATCACTTCGGCTTTTTCCAAAGCACGGCGGACTGGTTCGCGGGGCTGTATGCGCGCGGCTTCATCCTGCCGCAGGGCGGTTTGAAGCAGCTCGTCTGGCTGCAATACGGTTACTACACGCTGATGGCGTTCGTCAGCGCCTGGGTGTGCCTCGAAATGCTCTCGCAGTGGCGGCGCTTTGCCTTTCTGCTCGGTGGAACCTTTCTCACCGTCACGTTCTCCTGCATCATGGCGATGAGCGGCGTTTTGTTCGAGCCGGTGTCGGGTTCGCTGGCGATGTGGTTTGCTGGAATCGCGGGCATCGCCGTCAGCGGCTCGGTGGACGGCTACCGCCGTCATGTGATGCGCGAGTATTTCGTCGGCAGGCTTTCCACGCGGCTCTTCGAGGAGCTGGCGGATCAAAACAATCCCACAAAAATGACGGAGCGCCGCGAGATCACCGTGTTGACCTGCCGCCTGCTCAATCACGTGGAGATCGCCACCAGCATCGAGCCAAAGTTCTTCGAGGAGATGGCCGCGCATTTCCAGCGCAGCGTGTCGGAGTTCCTCATCGCCCGTGGAGCTTATCTGGATGATTGCGACGCCCGTCAGGTGCGCGTGTTCTTCGGTTTTCCGCTCACTGACGAGCATCACGCGCTGCACGCCGTGCAGGTGGCCGCGGTGCTGCGCACGCATCTGGCCGCGCTGAGTCGCGAGATTGAGTTTCGCTTCGGCAAGCGGGCGCAAATAGGCGTGGCATTCAGCAGCGGACCGGCGGTGTGCGGGCTGTATGGCGTGAGCCACTTTGAGAGTTTCAGCGCCGTGGGCGATGTGATCGATTTCGCCACCCGGCTCTGCATTTTGAACTCCGAATACGGTAGCAAGGTGCTGCTCAACGCCCGCACTTACGCTCTGGTGAAGGACAATGCCGAGGTGCGTCCGATGGAGATGGTCAGCGTCTCCGGCTCCAGCCAGATGAGCGAAGTTTATGAACTGCTGGCTGAAAAAGGCACGCTCACCGAGCAGGAGGGTCGTGCCCGCGATGCCTTCTGGCAGGGCGTGGTGCAGTATCGCAAAGGCGATCTGAAGCAGTCGCTCGAAAGCTTCAAGAACGCCACCATTGAGGACCGCGAGGATGCGCCGCTGAAATACTTCATCGAGCGAGTCGAGACAGCCTTGAAGGACAAGGCCGTTCCTGAGAAAGAAACGCCGAAGCACGCGCGCAAACTTGCCGCCACCTGATTTCTCGTCGTGCGCATCGACTATCCACCTGCCATCCAGCGCCTCGTCGCCCAGCTCAAGTCGTTGCCCGGCCTCGGTCCGCGCAGCGCAGAGCGCCTGATGCTCTGGCTGCTGCAGATGCGCGAAGATCGCATCACCTCGCTTTCAAACACGCTGATGGAGGCGAAGGAGCGCATCATTCCGTGCTCCGACTGCGGCTTTTTCATTGAAAACGACAGCGCCTGCCTGCTCTGCCACGATCCCCGTCGCCAGCAGCGGCTGCTTTGCGTCGTCGAGCAAGCCGCCGACGTGCTGCGGTTGGAGCGCAGCGGCGCGTTTCAAGGTTTGTATCATGTGCTCGGCGGACGGCTCTCGCCGCTCGACAACGTCACGCCTGAAGACCTGCGCATGGAATCGCTCGTGAATCGTGTTCGTGATCTGCACACGGAGGAGGTCATCATCGCCCTCGGTTCCGATGTCGAAGGGGAGGCCACGGCCAGCTACATCGCCGATCTGCTACGACCCGCCGGCATTGCCATCACCAGGCTCGCCCAAGGCATGCCCGCAGGCGGCGGCCTCGATCATGTGGATGAGCTCACGCTTTACCAGGCCTTGCACGGGCGACGGAAGATGGGCTGGGAAGCAAAGAGTTAGACACGTCAAATCCAATCTCGACAAGAGACGGCGGATGGGTAATAAGCCATCCTCGTATGGTCCAATACCACCTCGCACGCAACGGCCAGCAGCTTGGCGTTTTCTCCGAAGATGAAGTCCGGTCCGGCATG
Above is a genomic segment from Prosthecobacter sp. containing:
- a CDS encoding adenylate/guanylate cyclase domain-containing protein; its protein translation is MNRNHAAAMFIGVLICIPLLALYHFGFFQSTADWFAGLYARGFILPQGGLKQLVWLQYGYYTLMAFVSAWVCLEMLSQWRRFAFLLGGTFLTVTFSCIMAMSGVLFEPVSGSLAMWFAGIAGIAVSGSVDGYRRHVMREYFVGRLSTRLFEELADQNNPTKMTERREITVLTCRLLNHVEIATSIEPKFFEEMAAHFQRSVSEFLIARGAYLDDCDARQVRVFFGFPLTDEHHALHAVQVAAVLRTHLAALSREIEFRFGKRAQIGVAFSSGPAVCGLYGVSHFESFSAVGDVIDFATRLCILNSEYGSKVLLNARTYALVKDNAEVRPMEMVSVSGSSQMSEVYELLAEKGTLTEQEGRARDAFWQGVVQYRKGDLKQSLESFKNATIEDREDAPLKYFIERVETALKDKAVPEKETPKHARKLAAT
- a CDS encoding acetylornithine/succinylornithine family transaminase → MRTSDQLMQEFVLPNYGRYNVWPVRGEGAYVWDRDGKKYLDFAGGVAVCPLGHCPPPVVKALTEQANTLIHVSNWYCIDKQGELARILVEECVGIAGKCFFCNSGAEANEGLLKLARKYGQQTGGRYEIITFTGSFHGRTFGAMSATAQEKIHGGFGPLPPGFVYAPFNDVQALEAAITDKTVAILLEPIQGESGVNAVTPEFLRAAQRLCREKDILLLLDEVQCGFGRAGEMAGWRSIIPGDEIQPDGISWAKAIGSGFPLGSFWVNDRRDLSRVLGPGTHGTTYGGSPLACAVGIATLRTILDEKLCDNAKTRGAAIATSARGWNHSLIKEVRQLGLFIGFELNAEAISAKSGGKLPSIFLAQKLLDAGMMVTPAGPNVVRWLSPLNITAQHAAEGLSIFKAALDQLL
- a CDS encoding AAA family ATPase, translated to MSDSTPETPEADQPKTPTTPEEITRKLEDFIKNTLGGQVLFTRVDGPGARREQESGEKSGEEPQEDNEEAFEFHYKPADIKAHLDRFVIRQDEAKKVLATAVCDHYHHAQMLREDRESDSTGPRLEFSKQNVIIIGPTGVGKTYLVKHIADLIGVPFVKADATKFSETGYVGADVDDLVRDLVAKANGDIDLAEHGIIYLDEIDKLSSGPEKLGRDVSGRGVQTTLLKLMEETEVPLYAPNDIRSQMQMMFDTRKGRTGREVVNTRNILFIVSGAFSGLDKIIEKRTNRKSIGFVSAGDSKSTAAEHLFREARTKDFIDYGFEAEFIGRLPVRVVCDPLSADDMFQIMKNSEGSLIRQYEREFAAYGVKAVFEDDALREIASRAEDEKTGARGLVTVWERVLRDFKFEMPSLGLPELRIDGALVKNPEQVLAQCRTQAATFAVELGVAHADEIKGFAERFQRDHGFTLDFDASAIAAIAARAQREGAHVDVMCEKLFKDYPFGLKLVTRSTGETSFALSADAIANPDKFVSDLVVSACRQQPPPASNIIDITPDSTAHES
- the recR gene encoding recombination mediator RecR, translating into MRIDYPPAIQRLVAQLKSLPGLGPRSAERLMLWLLQMREDRITSLSNTLMEAKERIIPCSDCGFFIENDSACLLCHDPRRQQRLLCVVEQAADVLRLERSGAFQGLYHVLGGRLSPLDNVTPEDLRMESLVNRVRDLHTEEVIIALGSDVEGEATASYIADLLRPAGIAITRLAQGMPAGGGLDHVDELTLYQALHGRRKMGWEAKS
- the argF gene encoding ornithine carbamoyltransferase: MKHLLSIEELSGAQIEKLVDLACVLKKDRTASPQVLNGQQWALIFTKSSTRTRVSFEVGIRELGGSVMFLSGADIQLGRGEPIKDTARVMGRMIHGAVIRTFAQQDVVDFAQFSGIPTINALTDDEHPCQILADLQTIQERLGGWKDKRVCFLGDGDCNVARSWIWASARLGFELVIGAPKAFQPQETFMQRVPTGTIRVVDDPAEAVKGCDVLYTDVWVSMGKEAESADRIEILKPWQINSDLLKHAKPNAIVMHCLPAYRGKEITDEVMEAHADVIFDQAENRLHAQKAVIVEITRK
- the argB gene encoding acetylglutamate kinase yields the protein MNSLDTQITKSAVLLEALPYMQSFRGCTFLIKVGGSAMEDPVQVDSFLRDVVFLEAVGINPVIVHGGGKAISKAMTESGLQAKFINGMRVTDDETIKIVEETLARVINPEIVSKINAFGGKAVGIPGTEVFLGEKMKGDLGWVGEVNDCKLGLIQAAVAGEFVPVVSPVARELASGRTLNVNADLAACGLAKRLKATKLIFLSDVRGVMRDPKDDTTLIPSLDEASIAKLKAENIISGGMIPKVDSSLDSLRGGVGKVHLIDGRLPHALILEIFTDGGIGTEIHL
- the argC gene encoding N-acetyl-gamma-glutamyl-phosphate reductase, producing MSAPVKVAVVGASGYSGAELLRLLLRHPNAELVAVTSRSLAGKALSKEFPRFRGVGLADSLTFTAPDATALKAAGAEIAFLALPHGVSVEYAKPLLELGLKVIDLSADFRLRSAALYEEFYGHAHPAPELLDEAVYALPEVRAEQIKTARLIACPGCYPTSILLPLIPLLKAGLLADSPLSVASMSGASGAGRKESIPLLFCEVQNSVRSYSVPLHRHLSEVGQELALAAGREVKLSFVPHLMPTHSGICTTIFAQLQPGVTIDQIGAALHAAYDTQPFVRLLGVNQSPDTKNVTGTNFVDIGWSYDARAGQLILMSAEDNIGKGASGQAVQNMNLICGFEATAGLLNI
- the argJ gene encoding bifunctional glutamate N-acetyltransferase/amino-acid acetyltransferase ArgJ, translated to MAVKAHDERECRVPFKIVSGGVTAAKGFRAGAVTCGIKNPDATRLDLALIVSDSPTVTDAVFTTNKVRAACVRVCQQHIKDSDTRAIIANSGNANACTGVQGIQDAKAMTKAVAEELGVKMRQVLVCSTGIIGMPMPIERIIPKVPDVVAKLNPKGSEDAMRAIMTSDTQPKTFAIEVPCGKGSFRIGGIAKGAGMICPNMATMLCFITTDAKVAKDKMHRAMRYAVEKSFNCITIDGDTSTNDTVIVMSNGASDVPLIKKNTPEGELFRCALHKVMLELAKMIVCDGERVTKFVEIRVRNARTLGDARKAAEAVAKSLLVKCSFHGCDPNWGRIIHAVGYSGARIREELIDIYFGGLQACKGGLVTKTPVAEMEKVVKEPKFTVTIDLNLGTSGYTVYTSDLSEEYVDFNSAEYSAAVHAKRQKGFA
- a CDS encoding PEP-CTERM sorting domain-containing protein (PEP-CTERM proteins occur, often in large numbers, in the proteomes of bacteria that also encode an exosortase, a predicted intramembrane cysteine proteinase. The presence of a PEP-CTERM domain at a protein's C-terminus predicts cleavage within the sorting domain, followed by covalent anchoring to some some component of the (usually Gram-negative) cell surface. Many PEP-CTERM proteins exhibit an unusual sequence composition that includes large numbers of potential glycosylation sites. Expression of one such protein has been shown restore the ability of a bacterium to form floc, a type of biofilm.), producing the protein MKTSRVLLMAAAGLFLLAQPQMMHAASVLVDFSASYNDVTAPPFPFTDNTDPAAVTQATGPLNGSLTHYSTSSTATANFGSLLVNTAASGVSDENVNSHSKAGWVDSLTILGSGQGTLKLYFTLSGSLAAADGGGSSVATGTYAVNGDVNGNFFARVGTEHSNIGLIGFALTDFSVTTGDFTFGTPFSFNISLEGSAGYGGDTGATSDSASASNVQLTLVGIEVYDFPSNTLVSSPSISSASGVVYAVPEPSRAVLLLLGAGALLCRRRKS